The following are encoded together in the Thermothelomyces thermophilus ATCC 42464 chromosome 3, complete sequence genome:
- a CDS encoding carbohydrate esterase family 1 protein (CAZy_ID 267771) has translation MAFETKATIASFGGKLFKLSHQSEETTTPMAVNLYLPPQSFASDPPPRVPVLFYLSGLTCTPENCSEKGFFQHRASQLGLAVVYPDTSPRGLGHPGETDSWDFGAGAGFYVDATRDPWRRGYRMESYVARELPRALFGDPQYGRFLDPDRVSITGHSMGGHGALTLYLKNPGLYKSVSAFAPIANPSRCPWGEKAFSGYLGPDRDEWKKHDATELIRAWKGGDLKALVDVGTADNFYKQGQLLPENLEKAAKEAGVEGLTVRYHEGYDHSYYFMATFSDDHVNHAAKHLGLL, from the exons ATGGCCTTCGAAACCAAAGCCACCATCGCCTCCTTCGGGGGCAAGCTGTTCAAGCTCTCGCACCAGTCCGAAGAGACGACGACCCCGATGGCCGTGAACCTCTACCTGCCGCCGCAGAGCTTCGCCTCGgacccgccgccgcgggtGCCCGTGCTCTTCTACCTCTCGGGCCTGACGTGCACGCCCGAGAACTGCTCCGAGAAGGGCTTCTTCCAGCACCGCGCCTCGCAGCTCGGCCTCGCCGTCGTGTACCCGGACACGTCCCCGCGCGGGCTCGGCCACCCGGGCGAGACGGACTCGTGGGacttcggcgccggcgccggcttcTACGTCGACGCCACCCGCGACCCCTGGCGCCGCGGCTACCGCATGGAGAGCTACGTCGCCCGCGAGCTGCCCCGCGCCCTCTTCGGCGACCCGCAGTACGGCCGCTTCCTGGACCCGGACCGCGTCTCCATCACGGGCCACTCGATGGGCGGCCACGGCGCCCTGACGCTCTACCTCAAGAACCCGGGCCTCTACAAGAGCGTCAGCGCCTTCGCCCCCATCGCCAACCCCTCCCGCTGCCCCTGGGGCGAGAAGGCCTTCTCGGGCTACCTCGGCCCGGACCGCGACGAGTGGAAGAAGCACGACGCCACCGAGCTCATCCGCGCCTGGAAGGGCGGCGACCTCAAGGCCCTCGTCGACGTCGGCACCGCAGACAACTTTTACAAGCAGGGACAGCTGCTGCCCGAGAACTTGGAGAAGGCCGCCAAGGAGGCCGGCGTGGAGGGCTTGACAGTGCGGTATCACGAG GGGTACGATCACTCGTACTACTTCATGGCAACCTTTAGCGATGATCATGTCAACCACGCGGCAAAGCACCTGGGTTTGCTTTGA